The following proteins are encoded in a genomic region of Bacteroidota bacterium:
- the groEL gene encoding chaperonin GroEL — protein sequence MAKDIIFDLKAREALKEGVDALSNAVKVTLGPKGRNVIIQKSFGAPIITKDGVTVAKEVELMDNIENMGAQLVKEVASKTNDVAGDGTTTATVLAQAIVTTGLKNVTAGANPMDLKRGIDKAVLKVIESLRKQSKEIGDSSTKIEQVAAISANNDTQIGSLIAEAMGKVKKEGVITIEEAKGIETYVDVVEGMQFDRGYISPYFVTDTEKMEAVYEHPYILIHDKKISVMKDLLPVLEKVAQSGRPLIIIAEDIEGEALATLVVNKIRGALKVAAVKAPGFGDRRKEMLEDIAILTGGTVVSEDKGYRLEDADLS from the coding sequence ATGGCAAAAGATATCATTTTTGATCTCAAAGCAAGAGAAGCCCTGAAAGAGGGCGTTGATGCGTTATCAAACGCAGTAAAGGTTACCCTTGGACCTAAAGGACGTAATGTCATCATTCAGAAATCCTTCGGTGCTCCTATCATCACAAAAGACGGTGTAACAGTAGCCAAGGAAGTAGAATTGATGGACAACATCGAGAATATGGGTGCTCAACTCGTTAAAGAAGTAGCATCAAAAACCAACGATGTGGCTGGTGACGGAACAACTACAGCTACCGTTCTTGCCCAGGCAATCGTTACTACCGGTCTGAAAAATGTTACCGCCGGTGCCAATCCTATGGATCTGAAACGCGGTATCGACAAGGCCGTTTTGAAAGTTATCGAAAGTCTGAGAAAACAATCAAAGGAAATCGGCGACTCCTCAACGAAAATCGAACAGGTTGCCGCAATCTCCGCCAATAACGACACTCAGATCGGAAGCCTGATCGCCGAAGCAATGGGCAAAGTAAAAAAAGAAGGCGTTATCACGATTGAGGAAGCTAAAGGGATCGAAACCTATGTTGATGTTGTGGAAGGTATGCAGTTTGACCGCGGATACATCTCTCCCTATTTTGTGACCGACACCGAAAAAATGGAAGCTGTTTATGAGCATCCATATATTCTTATCCACGACAAGAAGATCTCCGTTATGAAAGACCTTCTCCCAGTCCTGGAAAAAGTTGCTCAATCGGGTCGCCCACTGATCATTATCGCAGAAGACATTGAAGGCGAAGCTCTCGCAACCCTCGTGGTCAACAAGATCCGTGGCGCCCTCAAAGTCGCTGCCGTGAAAGCTCCCGGATTTGGCGACAGAAGAAAAGAAATGCTCGAAGATATTGCAATCCTGACCGGTGGTACCGTTGTTTCGGAAGATAAAGGGTACAGGCTGGAAGACGCCGACCTAAGC
- a CDS encoding co-chaperone GroES: MTKINIKPLADRVLVEPAQAEEKTAGGIIIPDTAKEKPQKGTVVATGPGKKDEPLTVKVGDSVLYGKYSGTEITIEGKNYLIMRESDIVAII; this comes from the coding sequence ATGACAAAAATTAACATTAAACCATTGGCCGACAGGGTTTTAGTTGAACCAGCCCAGGCTGAAGAGAAGACTGCAGGCGGAATCATTATTCCGGATACTGCCAAGGAAAAACCACAAAAGGGAACAGTTGTAGCCACTGGTCCCGGGAAAAAGGATGAGCCTTTGACGGTTAAGGTGGGTGACTCAGTATTGTACGGTAAATACTCGGGAACTGAGATCACGATTGAAGGTAAAAACTACCTGATTATGCGTGAATCTGACATCGTGGCAATCATTTAA
- the secG gene encoding preprotein translocase subunit SecG encodes MGLYILISVLILITCVLLILVVLVQNSKGGGLASNFASSNQYMGVRKTADFLEKSTWTLAIALLAFSLISIFVIPRGQTIQVNASEIQEKVNEVQVPPLQDYQAPPPQENAQ; translated from the coding sequence ATGGGTTTATATATTCTGATCTCCGTTTTGATACTTATCACCTGCGTTCTGCTGATCCTCGTGGTATTGGTACAGAATTCCAAAGGAGGAGGGCTTGCCTCTAACTTCGCAAGCTCCAACCAGTATATGGGCGTTCGTAAAACGGCCGACTTTCTGGAAAAATCAACCTGGACCCTCGCCATTGCCTTACTCGCTTTCAGCCTGATATCCATCTTCGTTATCCCCCGTGGCCAGACTATACAGGTTAATGCAAGCGAAATCCAGGAAAAAGTAAACGAAGTCCAGGTACCACCTTTGCAGGATTACCAGGCCCCACCCCCGCAAGAAAACGCACAATAA
- a CDS encoding sigma-54 dependent transcriptional regulator, protein MDVLAIKQRFGIIGNSPLLNRAIDIAAQVSPTDLTVLIQGESGVGKEAFPKIIHQLSARKHGSYIAVNCGAIPEGTIDSELFGHEKGSFTGAHEARKGYFEVAGGGTIFLDEVAELPLSTQVRLLRVLESGEFIKVGSSKVIKTNVRVVAATNVDISESIRNGKFRQDLFYRLNSVPIFIPPLRERKEDIHLLFRKFATDFAEKYRMPPLQLDENALEVLVHYRWPGNIRQLKNITEQISIIEENRNITATTLQRYLPEINTTELPVLYRPGDRETSISERDLLYKVLFDMKKDINDLKKVVGGILQSQPFDKEIIDSNKHLEDEIRTLENIRHKPEIEPDRYTDTIQDDFQESEIIEDTLSLQKKELELIKRALDKHQGKRKDAARELGISERTLYRKIKEYNLG, encoded by the coding sequence ATGGATGTACTAGCCATTAAACAGAGATTCGGAATAATAGGCAATTCTCCTCTGCTCAACCGTGCCATAGACATTGCAGCTCAGGTAAGTCCTACTGACCTTACCGTATTAATCCAAGGAGAAAGCGGGGTTGGGAAAGAAGCATTCCCGAAAATAATCCATCAGCTAAGCGCCAGAAAACATGGCTCTTATATCGCTGTAAATTGCGGTGCCATACCCGAAGGTACAATAGATAGTGAATTATTTGGACATGAAAAAGGCTCCTTCACTGGTGCCCACGAAGCCAGAAAAGGATATTTCGAAGTTGCAGGAGGCGGAACCATCTTCCTCGACGAAGTGGCCGAATTGCCCCTCTCTACTCAAGTCCGCCTCCTCAGAGTCCTCGAATCTGGTGAATTCATCAAAGTCGGCTCCTCTAAAGTGATAAAAACCAATGTCAGAGTTGTCGCTGCCACCAATGTGGATATCTCGGAATCAATCCGGAATGGGAAATTTCGTCAGGACCTGTTTTACCGGTTAAACTCAGTCCCTATCTTTATCCCTCCGCTCAGAGAACGTAAAGAAGACATCCATTTGCTCTTCAGAAAATTCGCTACCGACTTTGCTGAGAAATACCGGATGCCTCCACTCCAACTCGATGAAAATGCACTTGAAGTGTTAGTGCATTACCGCTGGCCGGGAAATATCCGACAGTTAAAGAACATCACTGAGCAAATATCCATTATAGAAGAAAACAGGAACATTACAGCAACCACGCTTCAAAGATACCTGCCGGAAATCAATACTACGGAACTACCGGTTTTATACAGGCCAGGTGACAGGGAAACCTCCATTTCCGAAAGAGATTTGCTGTATAAAGTACTTTTCGATATGAAAAAAGACATCAATGACCTGAAAAAGGTTGTTGGTGGTATTCTCCAAAGTCAACCATTCGACAAAGAAATAATTGATAGCAATAAACACCTGGAAGACGAAATACGAACCCTCGAGAATATAAGACATAAACCTGAAATTGAACCTGACCGTTACACTGATACCATTCAGGATGATTTTCAGGAATCCGAAATCATTGAAGATACCCTTTCACTACAGAAAAAAGAACTTGAACTGATTAAAAGAGCCCTGGATAAACATCAGGGTAAAAGAAAGGATGCTGCACGGGAATTGGGTATATCCGAAAGAACTTTGTACAGGAAAATCAAAGAGTATAACCTTGGCTGA
- a CDS encoding nucleotide sugar dehydrogenase encodes MNKTTYSVSPGGEKFEIPSKEDYQSEYNRIETLVKKARGEGKEIVVVMGVGFVGAVMAAIIADTKDESGRYSKFVIGCQRPSVRSYWKIPMLNRGVSPVKAEDPEVDELINRCVLEEKTLIATYNSDCLEFADVVVVDVQCDYSKNSLGNMKNGEADMAALEATMKTIGQNIPPSALVLIETTVAPGTTEFVAWPILKKEFNRRGLKEIPLLSHSFERVMPGKEYVASIRDFWRVCSGCNQEARGRVEKFLHEVLNTKDFPLTVMDRPIESETTKIVENSYRATILAYLNEWSLFAERNGVDLIKVIKAIKMRPTHSNMIFPGPGIGGYCLPKDGGLGFWAYKHILGFEDGEDVFRITPTAIDINDTRALHVAELTRDALRNMAGYIAGSKVLICGASYRQDVGDTRYSGSEMVARKLTEMGAEIRVHDPYVDHWYELELQDEYPAPGKSWKRFFRNQEHLKDIHIEKDLEKALNDSEVMILAVPHTPYLNLDPDQIVKWAGRPIAVIDCFGILSDENIRRYFELGCEVKALGRGHIQRIKKEVRNNRH; translated from the coding sequence ATGAACAAAACCACTTATTCGGTTAGCCCGGGAGGAGAAAAATTTGAAATCCCCAGCAAGGAAGATTACCAAAGTGAGTATAACCGCATTGAGACCCTGGTAAAAAAAGCACGAGGCGAAGGAAAGGAAATAGTAGTTGTAATGGGGGTCGGTTTCGTGGGTGCTGTTATGGCCGCCATTATCGCAGATACCAAAGATGAATCCGGCCGTTATTCAAAGTTCGTCATAGGATGTCAAAGACCCAGTGTTAGAAGTTACTGGAAGATACCCATGTTGAACCGTGGAGTTTCACCGGTAAAAGCTGAAGACCCGGAAGTGGATGAGTTGATCAACCGTTGTGTTCTGGAAGAAAAAACTTTAATTGCTACCTATAACAGCGATTGCCTTGAATTTGCTGATGTAGTGGTTGTAGATGTACAATGCGACTATTCGAAAAACAGCCTGGGCAACATGAAAAACGGAGAAGCTGATATGGCAGCCCTGGAGGCTACGATGAAAACCATCGGACAGAATATACCTCCTTCAGCCCTTGTTCTCATTGAAACTACTGTAGCTCCGGGTACGACGGAGTTCGTTGCCTGGCCAATCCTGAAAAAAGAGTTTAATCGCAGGGGGTTGAAAGAAATCCCATTGCTATCACATAGTTTTGAAAGGGTTATGCCCGGCAAAGAATATGTGGCAAGCATTCGCGACTTCTGGAGAGTTTGCTCCGGATGTAATCAGGAAGCACGGGGCAGGGTGGAAAAATTCCTGCATGAAGTTTTAAATACAAAGGATTTCCCTTTAACAGTGATGGACAGACCCATAGAGTCTGAGACTACTAAAATCGTAGAAAATTCATACCGTGCAACCATCCTCGCATACCTGAATGAATGGAGCCTGTTCGCGGAACGGAATGGAGTGGACCTTATCAAAGTTATCAAAGCCATTAAAATGCGCCCTACTCATTCGAATATGATTTTCCCGGGACCTGGCATCGGTGGTTATTGCCTCCCTAAAGATGGCGGACTGGGCTTTTGGGCTTATAAACATATCCTGGGATTCGAAGACGGGGAAGATGTTTTTCGTATCACACCCACAGCCATTGATATCAACGATACCCGTGCTTTGCATGTAGCCGAACTTACCCGTGATGCTCTCAGAAATATGGCCGGGTACATTGCAGGATCCAAAGTCCTGATTTGTGGAGCCAGCTATAGACAAGATGTTGGTGATACCCGCTACAGCGGCAGCGAAATGGTAGCCAGAAAACTTACCGAGATGGGGGCTGAAATCCGTGTCCACGACCCATACGTTGACCATTGGTACGAACTGGAACTTCAGGATGAATACCCCGCTCCAGGGAAATCATGGAAACGTTTCTTCAGAAATCAGGAACATCTGAAAGACATCCATATCGAAAAAGACCTGGAAAAAGCACTAAATGACTCCGAAGTTATGATCCTGGCCGTACCCCATACCCCATATCTGAACCTTGATCCAGATCAGATAGTTAAATGGGCAGGCCGGCCCATCGCTGTTATCGATTGCTTTGGCATCCTGAGCGATGAAAACATTCGTCGTTATTTTGAACTGGGCTGTGAAGTAAAAGCCCTGGGAAGAGGACATATCCAGAGAATCAAAAAAGAAGTCAGAAATAACCGCCACTAA
- the pheT gene encoding phenylalanine--tRNA ligase subunit beta, whose translation MKISYNWLKDYIAIDNISPQEISEFLTSGGLEVESLEKFESIKGGLKGIVIGEVVHCEKHPDADKLSITKVNTGSESLIPIVCGAPNVAAGQKVLVALPGTTLYMGEKSFVINKTKIRGEISEGMICAEDEIGLGTSHEGIMVLNEDALPGTDAASYFDIREDWVFEIGLTPNRTDATSHLGVARDLRAIMNQQAGYNLELNLPAVEAFNPGNPTGAIALQVKDPQACPRYSGLTLDGIKVGESPDWMKNYLLAAGIRSINNIVDITNFVMLETGQPLHAFDADKIKGDTVVVRLAKPAEKFVTLDGIERSLDPDDLMICDISDGMCIAGVFGGEHSGVTSKTKRIFLESASFNPAFIRKTSKRHSLQTDASFRFERGSDPNITVYALKRAALLIQELTGGKIISDVVDFYPEPLPHWNVLVNIDRVRMLIGKNIPEQTLVNILQLLDIKILEENNQILQLAVPTYRFDVRSEVDIIEEILRIYGYNNIEIGEKLNASISFTKKPDPEKIQNTISDMLSSEGFAEIMTNSLTKSSYTEKIPGFNQDENVVLANPLSADLNVMRQSLLFGGMESIAYNLNRQSFNLKLYEFGLVYHRETKNHDAQDPLMKYQEAKSLSIFLTGNKSEENWDLTPQQVDFFYLKSYVNQVFLRVGLNPVAFEISESPLPLFAGSMRFTYRGKTLADFGKLDNVIVKFFDIRQDIFYADINWDNLLKFIPVNDIRLQEIPKYPEVRRDLALLVDKTVDFKTVENIILNSDKNIIKSVGLFDVFEGEKIGHNKKSYAVSIIIQDKKATLTDKQVDKLIRNIVDNLSKQTGAQIR comes from the coding sequence ATGAAGATATCCTATAACTGGCTGAAAGATTATATTGCCATCGATAACATCAGCCCCCAGGAAATTTCCGAATTCCTTACCAGCGGAGGCCTTGAAGTTGAAAGCCTGGAAAAGTTCGAGTCAATTAAAGGTGGTCTGAAAGGAATTGTAATCGGAGAAGTTGTCCACTGTGAAAAACATCCGGATGCCGATAAACTTAGCATAACCAAGGTCAACACAGGTTCAGAATCATTGATCCCCATCGTTTGCGGAGCGCCTAATGTGGCTGCAGGACAGAAAGTTCTGGTGGCTCTGCCAGGGACTACCCTCTATATGGGTGAAAAAAGCTTTGTTATTAATAAAACCAAAATACGGGGAGAAATATCCGAAGGGATGATATGCGCTGAGGATGAAATCGGTCTTGGAACCTCACACGAAGGAATTATGGTCCTCAATGAGGATGCGTTACCAGGAACAGATGCCGCCAGTTATTTCGATATCAGGGAAGACTGGGTTTTTGAAATCGGTCTGACTCCCAATCGAACCGATGCAACTTCCCACCTTGGCGTTGCCCGCGACCTGCGAGCCATAATGAACCAGCAGGCTGGTTACAACTTAGAACTAAATTTACCTGCTGTTGAGGCATTTAATCCAGGAAATCCAACCGGAGCCATCGCCTTGCAAGTGAAAGACCCTCAGGCCTGCCCACGATATTCCGGACTCACTCTCGACGGTATTAAGGTTGGTGAATCACCGGATTGGATGAAAAATTATCTGCTTGCTGCCGGGATCAGATCCATCAACAACATCGTTGATATCACAAATTTCGTTATGCTGGAAACCGGTCAACCCCTCCATGCATTCGATGCCGATAAAATCAAAGGCGATACCGTAGTGGTACGCCTGGCTAAACCCGCTGAAAAATTTGTCACACTCGACGGAATCGAACGCTCTCTGGACCCCGACGATCTCATGATCTGCGACATATCCGATGGAATGTGTATAGCAGGTGTATTCGGTGGCGAACACTCCGGCGTCACCAGCAAAACCAAACGAATCTTTCTGGAAAGTGCTTCGTTCAACCCTGCTTTTATCAGAAAAACATCCAAAAGACACAGTTTGCAGACAGACGCCTCCTTTCGTTTCGAAAGAGGTTCTGATCCGAACATCACCGTTTATGCCCTTAAAAGAGCTGCTTTACTAATTCAGGAACTGACTGGCGGGAAAATTATATCCGATGTGGTTGATTTTTACCCTGAACCTCTTCCCCATTGGAATGTGTTAGTAAATATTGACAGGGTCAGGATGCTGATAGGCAAAAATATACCCGAACAAACCCTTGTCAATATACTTCAACTCCTTGATATTAAAATTCTTGAGGAAAATAACCAAATCCTTCAGCTCGCTGTTCCTACATATCGCTTTGATGTAAGGTCAGAAGTGGATATTATTGAAGAAATCCTGAGAATTTATGGCTATAATAATATCGAAATCGGGGAAAAACTAAATGCTTCAATATCATTTACCAAAAAGCCTGACCCCGAAAAAATACAGAATACTATTTCTGACATGCTAAGCAGCGAAGGTTTTGCTGAAATCATGACCAATTCCCTCACTAAGTCATCATATACTGAAAAAATACCCGGCTTTAACCAGGATGAAAATGTAGTGCTGGCAAATCCTCTGAGCGCCGACCTGAACGTCATGAGACAATCACTGCTCTTTGGGGGAATGGAAAGTATTGCCTACAACCTTAACCGTCAGTCGTTTAATCTGAAATTGTACGAATTCGGATTAGTTTACCATCGTGAAACAAAAAACCATGATGCACAGGATCCACTGATGAAATATCAGGAAGCAAAATCCCTTTCTATATTTCTTACCGGAAACAAATCGGAGGAAAACTGGGATCTTACCCCTCAGCAGGTGGACTTCTTCTATTTGAAATCATATGTAAACCAGGTTTTTTTACGGGTTGGCCTTAATCCGGTTGCTTTTGAGATAAGTGAATCCCCTTTGCCTCTGTTTGCGGGTTCCATGCGGTTCACCTATCGTGGCAAAACACTTGCTGACTTCGGAAAACTGGATAATGTCATAGTAAAGTTTTTTGATATTCGCCAGGATATTTTCTATGCCGATATAAACTGGGATAACCTTTTAAAATTCATCCCGGTTAATGATATACGTTTACAGGAAATCCCGAAATACCCGGAAGTAAGACGAGATCTTGCCCTACTTGTTGACAAAACAGTTGATTTTAAAACTGTAGAAAACATTATCCTGAACAGTGACAAAAATATTATTAAATCCGTTGGGCTTTTTGATGTTTTTGAGGGTGAAAAGATCGGCCATAATAAAAAATCCTATGCCGTTAGTATTATAATCCAGGATAAAAAAGCAACCCTGACAGATAAACAGGTTGATAAATTGATCCGTAATATTGTAGATAACCTCAGCAAACAGACCGGTGCTCAGATCCGGTGA